One Fundulus heteroclitus isolate FHET01 chromosome 11, MU-UCD_Fhet_4.1, whole genome shotgun sequence DNA segment encodes these proteins:
- the LOC118556491 gene encoding apoptosis-inducing factor 1, mitochondrial-like: MLTCRTVWRKLAPLGRASATACRQNVRRAGLNNARTPLCVPVAHMSTGPAGGGGDNLKYALLVGAAFAGGLTYAVLTLRGDQDRYLERMADISSRRQISTVKQPATQTLTEPPAAGAAETAAPPEPKPEAPPSPEEPSPPAEVAGAEAATSSEAAPAADAKPASPTLPSHAPYLLIGGGTASFAAARSIRARDPGAKVLIVTDEPNLPYMRPPLSKELWFSDDPSVTETLRFKQWNGKERSIYFQPASFYIDAEDLKSAENGGVAVLTNRKVVHMDVRGNKVKLDDDTEISYDKCLIATGGIPRNLQVIERAGEEVMKRTTLFRKIEDFKSLDKVSRSMQSITIIGGGFLGSELACALGRRSTETGLEVIQMFPEKGNMGKVLPEYLSNWTTEKVKKEGVKIISEALVKSVSYKDDKLEIKLKDGRLVKTDHIVAAVGLEPNVDLAKSAGLEVDSDFGGYRVNAELQARSNIWVAGDAACFYDIRLGRRRVEHHDHAVVSGRLAGENMTGASKPYWHQSMFWSDLGPDVGYEAIGIVDSSLPTVGVFAKATAKDTPKAATEESGTGIRSESETEDTASSAVAPAAPAPAVENKDEYGKGVIFYLRDKVVVGIILWNVFNRMPVARKIIKDGEEHADLNEVAKLFNIHED; this comes from the exons GGCTGAACAATGCCAGAACACCGCTGTGTGTGCCTGTGGCGCACATGTCCACGGGGCCGGCGGGGGGAGGCGGAGACAACCTGAAATACGCCCTCCTAGTGGGAGCAGCCTTTGCTGGTGGCCTAACATAT GCTGTCCTTACCTTAAGGGGAGACCAGGACAGGTATCTGGAGCGTATGGCAGATATCTCCTCCAGAAGACAGATATCAACCGTGAAACAACCAGCCACACAGACCCTTACAGAACCTCCTG ctgctgGAGCCGCCGAGACTGCGG CCCCCCCTGAGCCAAAACCTGAGGCCCCTCCGTCACCAGAGGAGCCGAGCCCACCGGCTGAGGTCGCTGGTGCTGAAGCGGCAACCTCCAGTGAAGCAGCTCCAG CTGCAGACGCCAAACCTGCCTCTCCCACATTGCCCTCACACGCCCCCTACCTGCTGATTGGCGGCGGTACGGCCTCTTTTGCAGCTGCTAGATCTATCCGAGCCAGAGACCCTGGTGCCAAG GTACTGATTGTGACCGATGAGCCCAACCTTCCATACATGAGGCCACCTCTTTCTAAGGAGCTGTGGTTCTCGGACGACCCCAGTGTAACAGAGACCCTGCGGTTCAAACAGTGGAACGGGAAGGAAAGAAG CATCTACTTCCAGCCGGCGTCGTTTTACATCGATGCAGAAGATTTGAAAAGTGCTGAAAATGGTGGAGTGGCCGTCCTCACAAACAGGAAG gtGGTCCATATGGATGTTAGAGGAAACAAAGTAAAACTCGATGACGATACAGAAATTTCATATGACAAGTGCTTAATTGCTACAG GCGGCATCCCAAGGAATCTGCAGGTAATCGAGAGAGCAGGAGAGGAGGTGATGAAGAGGACAACTTTGTTCCGCAAG ATCGAAGACTTTAAATCACTGGACAAGGTGTCGAGAAGCATGCAGTCCATCACCATTATTGGAGGTGGATTCCTGGGCAGTGAGCTGGCCTGTGCTCTTGGCAGGAGAT caACAGAGACTGGATTAGAGGTGATTCAGATGTTCCCAGAGAAGGGCAACATGGGCAAGGTGCTGCCCGAGTATCTGAGCAACTGGACAACAGAAAAAGTCAAGAAAG aGGGTGTAAAGATAATCTCTGAAGCGCTGGTGAAATCCGTGTCTTACAAAGATGATAAACTAGAAATCAAACTCAAGGATGGACGATTG GTAAAGACAGATCACATTGTTGCCGCTGTCGGACTGGAGCCCAACGTGGACCTCGCCAAGTCAGCCGGTCTGGAGGTGGACTCGGACTTTGGCGGCTATCGGGTCAATGCCGAGCTGCAGGCCAGGTCCAATATCTGGGTG gctGGAGACGCAGCCTGTTTCTATGACATCAGGCTGGGCCGCAGACGAGTGGAGCACCATGACCACGCTGTCGTCAGTGGGAGACTGGCTGGAGAGAACATGACGGGAGCCAGCAAGCCGTACTGGCATCAGTCTATGTTCTG GAGTGACCTGGGACCTGATGTCGGCTATGAGGCTATCGGGATTGTCGACAGCAGCCTGCCGACAGTAGGCGTGTTTGCCAAAGCCACTGCCAAAGACACACCCAAAGCTGCTACCGAGGAGTCAG GAACTGGGATCCGCTCAGAAAGTGAAACGGAGGACACGGCTTCCAGCGCGGTGGCCCCTGCAGCCCCGGCTCCCGCCGTGGAGAACAAGGACGAATACGGAAAAGGAGTCATCTTCTACCTGAGAGACAAGGTGGTGGTGGGCATCATCCTGTGGAACGTCTTCAACCGAATGCCCGTCGCAAGAAAG ATCATCAAGGACGGAGAGGAGCACGCTGATCTGAACGAGGTGGCCAAGCTGTTCAACATCCACGAGGACTGA